One Solanum pennellii chromosome 9, SPENNV200 DNA segment encodes these proteins:
- the LOC107030906 gene encoding homeobox-leucine zipper protein PROTODERMAL FACTOR 2-like yields the protein MNFICSSHFYFLSCFILLSFMTSQNDASVGSTSGQHIGKSIFQHSYQQIIEKLEEVFSQNPNPENDVIEQLSEDLGLDATQVKIWFYDKGNDIKAQQILEEKSKIEHLKNKIMYSENFQMCLNLKQQFCAASNNPEQQRAILQDLLNEYAKFGEDVMMISKIIDHFIKDMEGYHDILFSEFESKLDSLGNYKDPKGLDLELRLGCYKDPNGLDLELKLGLKSD from the exons ATGAACTTTATTTGTTCatcacatttttattttctctcttgTTTCATTCTTCTCTCGTTTATGACTTCTCAAAATGATGCAAGTGTTGGGTCAACTTCTGGTCAACACATCGGAAAATCGATTTTTCAACATTCGTATCAACAAATAATTGAGAAACTTGAAGA gGTGTTTAGCCAAAATCCAAATCCAGAAAATGATGTGATAGAGCAATTGAGTGAGGATCTAGGGCTTGATGCAACACAGGTCAAGATTTGGTTTTATGACAAAGGAAACGACATCAag GCCCAACAAATCCTGGAAGAAAAAAGTAAGATTGAgcatttgaaaaacaaaattatgtaTTCAGAGAATTTTCAAATGTGTTTGAATTTGAAGCAACAATTTTGTGCTGCTAGCAACAATCCTGAGCAACAACGAGCTATCCTACAAGACTTGCTAAATGAATATGCTAAATTTGGTGAAGAT GTTATGATGATATCGAAGATAATTGATCACTTCATTAAAGATATGGAAGGATATCATGACATATTGTTTTCTGAATTTGAATCCAAACTAGATAGCCTTGGTAATTACAAAGATCCCAAAGGCCTAGATTTGGAGCTTAGATTGGGTTGTTACAAAGATCCCAATGGCCTAGATTTGGAGCTTAAATTGGGATTGAAAAGTGATTAA